A window from Musa acuminata AAA Group cultivar baxijiao chromosome BXJ3-10, Cavendish_Baxijiao_AAA, whole genome shotgun sequence encodes these proteins:
- the LOC135651938 gene encoding signal recognition particle subunit SRP54, chloroplastic-like: protein MEAVSFSASPYRHLSLCAPSLHCSGAFCGARVAGRPNLSSNSSTSWTGSTLYLGSSRRTLFTRELWGWINSKSEHVSRGRCFTVRAEMFGQLTTGLETAWNKLRGVDVLTKENIAEPMRDIRRALLEADVSLPVVRRFVQSVSDQAVGAGLIRGVRPDQQLVKIVHDELVKLMGGEVSELVFAKSGPTVMLLAGLQGVGKTTVSAKLAFYLKKLGKSCMLVAADVYRPAAVDQLKILGEKVGVPVYAEGTNVKPSEIAKHGLEEARKKSIDVVIVDTAGRLQIDKTMMDELKEVKQALNPTEVLLVVDAMTGQEAAALVTTFNIEIGITGAILTKLDGDSRGGAALSVREVSGRPIKLVGRGERMEDLEPFYPDRMAGRILGMGDVLSFVEKAQEVMRQEDAEELQKKIMSAKFDFNDFLKQTRAVAQMGSVSRVIGMIPGMGKVTPSQIREAEKNLKIMESMINVMTPEEREKPELLAESPARRKRIATESGKTEQQVSQLVAQLFQMRVRMKNLLGVMQGGSIPALSNLEESLKAEQKAPPGTARRRRRSEPRKQFADSASARPSPRGFGSKN from the exons ATGGAAGCCGTCTCCTTCTCGGCTTCCCCTTACCGCCATCTCTCCCTGTGCGCGCCATCTCTCCACTGTAGTGGAGCCTTTTGCGGCGCGAGGGTCGCTGGAAGGCCAAACCTTTCCTCCAATTCCTCTACTTCCTGGACCGGCTCGACCCTCTACCTCGGATCTTCCCGCAGGACTCTATTTACC AGGGAACTTTGGGGTTGGATCAATTCAAAATCTGAACACGTTAGTAGAGGGAGATGTTTCACGGTGAGGGCAGAGATGTTTGGGCAGCTGACGACTGGCCTCGAGACGGCCTGGAACAAGCTTAGGGGTGTAG ATGTTTTGACGAAGGAGAACATAGCCGAACCAATGAGGGATATCAGGCGGGCTCTCCTGGAAGCGGAT GTAAGCTTGCCGGTAGTGAGAAGGTTTGTGCAGTCTGTTAGCGACCAGGCTGTTGGTGCGGGCTTGATTCGAGGAGTGAGACCTGATCaacagttggtgaag ATTGTGCATGATGAACTCGTGAAACTGATGGGTGGAGAAGTGTCTGAACTGGTATTTGCAAAGTCTGGTCCGACGGTGATGTTACTAGCTGGTCTTCAAGGTGTCGGAAAGACTACTGTTTCTGCGAAGCTTGCTTTCTACTTgaagaaattg GGTAAGAGCTGCATGTTGGTTGCTGCAGATGTTTACCGGCCTGCAGCTGTTGACCAACTTAAGATTTTGGGAGAGAAG GTGGGTGTCCCTGTTTATGCAGAAGGCACAAATGTAAAACCTTCGGAAATAGCTAAGCACGGTCTTGAAGAGGCTAGGAAGAAGTCAATTGATGTGGTTATAGTGGATACTGCTGGAAGACTTCAG ATAGATAAAACAATGATGGATGAGTTGAAGGAAGTAAAGCAGGCATTGAATCCTACCGAAGTTCTGCTTGTAGTGGATGCAATGACTGGCCAGGAAGCTGCAG CCTTGGTCACAACATTCAATATTGAGATTGGTATTACTGGTGCAATACTGACAAAGTTGGATGGTGATTCTAGAGGTGGAGCAGCTTTGAGTGTTAGAGAG GTATCAGGAAGGCCTATTAAGCTTGTAGGACGAGGGGAGCGTATGGAAGATCTTGAACCTTTCTATCCTGATCGCATGGCAGGCCGCATATTAGGGATGGGTGATGTTCTTTCATTTGTGGAGAAGGCACAAGAAGTA ATGCGACAAGAAGATGCTGAGGAATTACAAAAGAAGATCATGAGCGCAAAATTTGACTTCAATGACTTTTTAAAACAAACACGTGCTGTTGCACAGATGGGTTCTGTGAGCCGTGTCATCGGAATGATTCCAGGCATGGGGAAG GTTACTCCATCTCAAATTCGTGAAGCAGAGAAAAATCTGAAGATCATGGAGTCAATGATTAATGTGATGACCCCAG AGGAACGGGAAAAGCCAGAGCTGCTAGCTGAGTCACCAgctagaaggaagagaattgctACTGAGTCTGGAAAGACAGAGCAGCAG GTGAGTCAACTTGTTGCTCAACTATTCCAAATGCGTGTTCgaatgaagaacttattgggggtCATGCAAGGAGGATCCATCCCAGCATTGAGCAACCTAGAGGAGTCACTGAAAGCAGAGCAAAAG GCACCTCCTGGCACTGCACGGAGGAGGAGACGATCGGAGCCGAGGAAACAGTTTGCAGACTCGGCATCAGCAAGACCCAGCCCTCGTGGATTCGGAAGCAAGAACTGA
- the LOC135650939 gene encoding uncharacterized protein At2g27730, mitochondrial-like isoform X1 produces the protein MAMRSATARVPRLWRPAMEKLARRSRRFFSDDRGRILSEEERAAENVYIQKMERERMEKLRRKAEKERLEAEKAKSEKRSEEPHKG, from the exons ATGGCAATGAGATCCGCCACCGCCCGCGTCCCTCGGTTGTGGAGGCCGGCGATGGAGAAGCTGGCTCGGAGGAGCCGTCGTTTCTTTAGCGACGACAGGGGTCGGATCCTCAGCGAGGAGGAGCGAGCTGCCGAGAACGTCTACATCCAG AAAATGGAGAGGGAGCGGATGGAGAAGCTGAGGCGAAAGGCGGAGAAGGAGAGGCTCGAAGCCGAGAAGGCCAAGTCCGAGAAA AGATCCGAGGAACCTCACAAAGGCTGA
- the LOC135650939 gene encoding uncharacterized protein At2g27730, mitochondrial-like isoform X2 — translation MAMRSATARVPRLWRPAMEKLARRSRRFFSDDRGRILSEEERAAENVYIQKMERERMEKLRRKAEKERLEAEKAKSEKAIQIQSI, via the exons ATGGCAATGAGATCCGCCACCGCCCGCGTCCCTCGGTTGTGGAGGCCGGCGATGGAGAAGCTGGCTCGGAGGAGCCGTCGTTTCTTTAGCGACGACAGGGGTCGGATCCTCAGCGAGGAGGAGCGAGCTGCCGAGAACGTCTACATCCAG AAAATGGAGAGGGAGCGGATGGAGAAGCTGAGGCGAAAGGCGGAGAAGGAGAGGCTCGAAGCCGAGAAGGCCAAGTCCGAGAAA GCCATACAAATTCAGAGCATATGA